GCCGCCCCGTCCGCCGCGCGGCGCCTCTTCCTTGTCCCTGTGCGGACGGCGCTCGAAGCGCGTCCTCTCGCCTTCCGGCGGACGGCTGCGCGCATGGTCGCGCGCCGCCCGGACGTCGCCATGCGCGCGATGCGGCTGCGCTTCGGAACGCTCGCGCGGCGGGCGGGTCGGACGTTCGCTGCGCTCCCCCTCGAAACGCGGACGACGATTTTCGCCGCGGCGCCGATCGTCCGGCGCAAAGCCGGCATTGCGCCCGCCGCGCCCGCCGCCGCGCGTGGGGCGCTCGGCGTCGGCCTCGTCGCGTCTCGGCCGGCGGCCGGCGCGCATGGCCTCGAATCGCTTGGCGTTGCGCGAAGGCGTTTCCTCCTCGACAGCGGATTTGCGCGCGGTGAGCGTCACGCGCTCCACGAGCACGGCGCGGCCCTTGCGGTCCGCGGTCGCGCCGCGCATGACGCGCGCGCGCGGCCCTTTCTCGCTCTGTTCGTCGCGCTCCTTGCGCAGGACGGAGACATGCTTGCGCGAACGTCTCTCCACGCGCTGGCGCTGCTCCTGCTCCTCCGCCGGCGTCGCCTCGCGCAAAGGCGAAGAGAAATCGACGCCCGCAAGCTCGGCGAGGCTCTTGCCCAACTGCTCCCGCAGGATTTTGAGCTTCACCTCCTCTACCGAGCCTTCCGCGAGATCGCCGAGCTGGAACGGACCGTAAGAGACGCGGATGAGCCGCGTCACGTCGAGGCCGAGATGCTCCGTCACGCGTTTGACTTCGCGGTTCTTGCCTTCGGTCAGGCTCATCGCGATCCAGGCGTTGGCGCCCTGCACGCGCTCGAGCCGCGCCTCGATCGGGGCGTAGGTCACGTCGTCGACCGTGACGCCCTTTTTCAGTTCGTCGAGCCGCGCCTGATCCGTCTCGCCATGCACGCGCACGCGATAGCGCCGCGTCCAGCCTGTCGCGGGAAGCTCCAGCGTGCGCGCCAGTCCGCCGTCATTGGTGAGAAGCAGCAGCCCTTCCGTATTGATGTCGAGCCGCCCGACGCTCACGAGACGCGGCAGATCGGGATGGCGCTCGTCGAGAAAGGCGAAGACCGTCCGCCGGCCTTCGGGATCGCTCGCCGTCGTCACGAGCCCGGCGGGCTTGTGGAAAAGGAAGAGCCGCGTGCGCTCGCGCGCCTGCATCGGCTCGCCGTCGATCGTGATCTTGTCCGCTTCCGTCACATTGACGGCCGGGCTCGTCAGCGTCTCGCCATTGACGTCGACGCGGCCTTCCGCGATCCATTGCTCGGCGTCGCGGCGGGAACAGACGCCGGCGCGCGCCATGGCCTTGGCGATGCGCTCGCCCTCGAAGGCGCTGGTCTTTTCAACGGGCGTGGGAGCGGGTTTGGATTTGGCGGGCCGGGCTTTTTTCGGCGCGTCGAATTTCGGCCTGGCCGTATTTGGCCTGGCCGTATTCAGCTTGGCGGCCTTCGCGCCGCGCGGCTTGTCGTCGGAGAATTTGCGCGGCGCCTTGCCGGGCGCGGATGTCGAATCGCGGCGGCGCATCGGGCGATCGCCGCCGGGGGCGCCGGAGCGCTTGGTTGGTTTCTTGTCGGCCATGGTCTTTGATAGCAGGCGGGGAGATAGCTTTGAAGCGCGATGCTTGGAGCGACGCGAAATGATGATCGTCCCGGACGCAAGGAGCGAGTCTGCGAGCGCGGACATGAATCTTCGGCCGCGTCAATCCCTCCCCTTTACGGGGAGGGCGGCCCCGCCTAGCGGGGCCGGGCGGGGTCAGCCCCCATTCGTCTCATGGCGGCGCGAACTCCACCCGGCGGCTTTCAGCCGCCGACCTCCCCGTGAAGGGGAGGTATTTGGCGTCCGCAGAGCGGCTCTATGACCGACCCCTTCGCCGCCGCTTTTGACGCCGCCCGCGCCGCCGCGAGCGCGCAGGAAGTCCCGGTCGGCGCCGCAATCATGCGCGCGGGCGAGATCATCGCTTCCGCCGGAAACCGCACGCTGCGCGACAAGGACCCCACCGCGCATGCCGAAATACTGGCGATTCGCGCCGCCTGCGAAAGGATCGGCAGCGAGCGCCTCATCGACTGCGATCTCTATGTGACGCTCGAGCCCTGCGCCATGTGCGCCGGCGCCATCTCCTTCGCGCGCA
The nucleotide sequence above comes from Methylocystis parvus OBBP. Encoded proteins:
- a CDS encoding pseudouridine synthase; the protein is MSALADSLLASGTIIISRRSKHRASKLSPRLLSKTMADKKPTKRSGAPGGDRPMRRRDSTSAPGKAPRKFSDDKPRGAKAAKLNTARPNTARPKFDAPKKARPAKSKPAPTPVEKTSAFEGERIAKAMARAGVCSRRDAEQWIAEGRVDVNGETLTSPAVNVTEADKITIDGEPMQARERTRLFLFHKPAGLVTTASDPEGRRTVFAFLDERHPDLPRLVSVGRLDINTEGLLLLTNDGGLARTLELPATGWTRRYRVRVHGETDQARLDELKKGVTVDDVTYAPIEARLERVQGANAWIAMSLTEGKNREVKRVTEHLGLDVTRLIRVSYGPFQLGDLAEGSVEEVKLKILREQLGKSLAELAGVDFSSPLREATPAEEQEQRQRVERRSRKHVSVLRKERDEQSEKGPRARVMRGATADRKGRAVLVERVTLTARKSAVEEETPSRNAKRFEAMRAGRRPRRDEADAERPTRGGGRGGRNAGFAPDDRRRGENRRPRFEGERSERPTRPPRERSEAQPHRAHGDVRAARDHARSRPPEGERTRFERRPHRDKEEAPRGGRGGGERQERNRNFEKPPREGQERNAGRSGRAAGDHPRHFDKPRGEGGSARGGGERQTRARSGEGRPPREGPARSARSGPPRKGPPKGPPKGRGPGKGPAKGPRRPRGE
- a CDS encoding nucleoside deaminase, yielding MTDPFAAAFDAARAAASAQEVPVGAAIMRAGEIIASAGNRTLRDKDPTAHAEILAIRAACERIGSERLIDCDLYVTLEPCAMCAGAISFARIRRLYFAAADPKGGAVEHGPRFFSQPTCHHAPEIYGGIRESEAARMLRDFFQSRR